A DNA window from Helianthus annuus cultivar XRQ/B chromosome 15, HanXRQr2.0-SUNRISE, whole genome shotgun sequence contains the following coding sequences:
- the LOC110911155 gene encoding inactive LRR receptor-like serine/threonine-protein kinase BIR2 translates to MNPIKFTHLTVLFITILLLLTTDPPLTAAEDDIQCLRGVYRSISDSRSELSNWNFSNNTRGSICSFTGASCWNDQENRLISLTLRDFGLAGTISSELQFCASLQNLDLSGNNLTGSIPREICSWLPYLVNLDLSNNEFTGEIPETLGNCSFLNSIVLSGNKLSGRIPEQFSKLGRLNKFSVADNDLSGSIPSSLSHFDSSSFDGNSGLCGKPVGKCGGLSNKSLIVIVAAGVFGAVGSLLLGFGLWWWCVRANRMKRNGVDRDDDSSSWADKLRPYKLVQVSLFQKPLVKVKLVDLMIATNNFSRANVIVSTKTGTTYRADLSDGSTLAIKRLNSCKIHERQFRVEMNQLGQLRHPNLTPLLGYCIAEEEKLLVYKYMSNGTLSSVLHKNGKLLDWPTRLRIALSAARGLAWLHHGCRPAILLQDVSSDAIFLDEDYNARIVDFGLARLLTSSSDQPNEISFAKGDLGECSAKGDTYGFGVVLMELATGENPLKPTAAGEGYKGNLVDWVNQLSSSGRIEDAIDRNLYGTGHDDEIIQVLRIAGNCVAAQPRSRWSMYRVSEALTGMAKEPGVSQHYDEFPLLFNLNDLDETV, encoded by the coding sequence ATGAATCCGATCAAATTCACTCATCTCACCGTCTTATTCATCACGATTCTGCTGTTATTAACCACCGATCCACCGTTAACCGCCGCGGAGGACGATATTCAGTGTTTACGAGGTGTTTATCGATCGATCAGTGATTCACGATCGGAGTTATCGAACTGGAACTTCTCGAACAACACTCGAGGATCCATCTGCAGCTTCACCGGAGCATCCTGCTGGAACGATCAGGAAAACCGCTTAATTTCGCTCACACTTCGTGATTTCGGACTCGCCGGAACGATTTCGTCGGAGTTACAGTTCTGTGCGAGCTTACAGAACCTAGATCTGTCAGGTAATAATCTCACCGGTTCGATTCCTCGTGAAATTTGTAGCTGGTTGCCGTATTTAGTTAACCTAGATCTATCGAATAATGAATTCACTGGGGAGATTCCGGAAACCCTAGGTAATTGTTCTTTTTTGAATTCGATAGTTCTTTCGGGAAATAAGTTGTCCGGTAGGATTCCGGAACAGTTCTCTAAGTTAGGTAGGTTGAATAAGTTTTCGGTTGCGGATAATGATCTATCCGGTTCGATTCCTTCGAGTTTGTCGCATTTTGATTCATCGAGCTTCGATGGAAATAGTGGACTTTGCGGGAAGCCGGTTGGGAAGTGTGGTGGTTTGAGTAACAAGAGTTTGATAGTTATTGTTGCTGCTGGTGTGTTTGGGGCTGTGGGATCATTGTTGTTAGGGTtcgggttgtggtggtggtgtgttAGGGCAAATAGGATGAAAAGAAATGGTGTTGATAGAGATGATGATAGTAGTAGTTGGGCGGATAAGTTGAGACCGTATAAGCTTGTTCAAGTTTCGTTGTTTCAGAAACCGTTGGTTAAGGTAAAGCTTGTGGATTTGATGATTGCGACGAATAATTTTAGTAGAGCGAATGTTATAGTGTCGACGAAAACAGGAACAACTTATAGAGCTGATTTGTCTGATGGCTCTACGCTTGCGATTAAGCGACTTAACAGTTGTAAGATTCATGAACGACAGTTTCGGGTGGAGATGAACCAGTTAGGTCAGCTTAGACATCCTAATTTAACTCCTTTGTTGGGTTATTGCATAGCGGAAGAGGAAAAACTGTTGGTTTATAAGTACATGTCTAATGGGACTTTATCGTCGGTTTTGCATAAAAATGGGAAGTTGTTAGATTGGCCCACTAGGCTCAGGATTGCGCTGAGTGCAGCTCGAGGGCTTGCTTGGCTTCACCATGGTTGTCGCCCTGCGATATTACTTCAAGATGTTAGTTCTGATGCTATATTTCTAGACGAGGATTACAATGCAAGGATTGTTGACTTTGGATTGGCTAGACTTTTGACTTCCTCTTCTGATCAACCAAATGAGATTAGTTTTGCTAAAGGCGATTTGGGTGAGTGTTCTGCAAAAGGTGATACATATGGTTTTGGTGTAGTGCTCATGGAATTAGCAACTGGGGAGAATCCCCTTAAACCAACTGCTGCTGGAGAAGGGTATAAGGGTAATTTAGTAGATTGGGTAAACCAACTCTCCAGCTCGGGAAGAATTGAAGATGCCATCGATAGGAATCTGTATGGTACGGGTCATGATGACGAAATTATTCAAGTTCTTCGAATTGCAGGTAATTGTGTGGCCGCTCAACCGCGGTCAAGATGGTCAATGTATCGGGTTTCTGAAGCACTGACTGGCATGGCAAAAGAACCAGGTGTCTCACAACATTATGATGAGTTTCCGCTTCTTTTCAACTTAAATGATTTGGATGAGACTGTTTGA
- the LOC110911156 gene encoding uncharacterized protein LOC110911156 isoform X9, which yields MAATVVQIWLGFGRLGQPGSRYISVPSCSVQTGRRQRFKSDSRVSFEFWFGSRSNSSVQVSPRFDRSEVRVNWSTVRSKMVKTSQRTIRCTLANARFWNDTTESRYDSFAREYQDFSRKDSKHG from the exons ATGGCGGCGACGGTGGTGCAAATCTGGCTTGGGTTCGGGCGCTTGGGTCAGCCTGGGTCACGTTACATTTCAGTTCCGAGTTGTTCGGTTCAAACCGGTCGCAGACAACGGTTCAAGTCAGATTCACGTGTCAGTTTCGAGTTTTGGTTTGGGTCGCGGTCAAACAG TTCGGTTCAGGTTTCACCTCGATTCGACAGGTCCGAGGTTCGGGTCAACTGGTCAACGGTTCGGTCAAAGATGGTCAAAACCAGTCAACGCACGATCCG ttgcacgctagctaatgCACGTTTttggaacgacactacggaatcacgctaCGATAGCTTTGCACGGGaatatcaag ACTTCAGCAGGAAGGATTCGAAACACGGCTGA
- the LOC110911156 gene encoding uncharacterized protein LOC110911156 isoform X8, translating to MAATVVQIWLGFGRLGQPGSRYISVPSCSVQTGRRQRFKSDSRVSFEFWFGSRSNSSVQVSPRFDRSEVRVNWSTVRSKMVKTSQRTIRCTLANARFWNDTTESRYDSFAREYQGCIFKNMERLE from the exons ATGGCGGCGACGGTGGTGCAAATCTGGCTTGGGTTCGGGCGCTTGGGTCAGCCTGGGTCACGTTACATTTCAGTTCCGAGTTGTTCGGTTCAAACCGGTCGCAGACAACGGTTCAAGTCAGATTCACGTGTCAGTTTCGAGTTTTGGTTTGGGTCGCGGTCAAACAG TTCGGTTCAGGTTTCACCTCGATTCGACAGGTCCGAGGTTCGGGTCAACTGGTCAACGGTTCGGTCAAAGATGGTCAAAACCAGTCAACGCACGATCCG ttgcacgctagctaatgCACGTTTttggaacgacactacggaatcacgctaCGATAGCTTTGCACGGGaatatcaag gttgcattttcaaaaatatggaacggttggaatag
- the LOC110911156 gene encoding uncharacterized protein LOC110911156 isoform X6 has protein sequence MAATVVQIWLGFGRLGQPGSRYISVPSCSVQTGRRQRFKSDSRVSFEFWFGSRSNSSVQVSPRFDRSEVRVNWSTVRSKMVKTSQRTIRCTLANARFWNDTTESRYDSFAREYQVLKLTRSVWWRIDFSRKDSKHG, from the exons ATGGCGGCGACGGTGGTGCAAATCTGGCTTGGGTTCGGGCGCTTGGGTCAGCCTGGGTCACGTTACATTTCAGTTCCGAGTTGTTCGGTTCAAACCGGTCGCAGACAACGGTTCAAGTCAGATTCACGTGTCAGTTTCGAGTTTTGGTTTGGGTCGCGGTCAAACAG TTCGGTTCAGGTTTCACCTCGATTCGACAGGTCCGAGGTTCGGGTCAACTGGTCAACGGTTCGGTCAAAGATGGTCAAAACCAGTCAACGCACGATCCG ttgcacgctagctaatgCACGTTTttggaacgacactacggaatcacgctaCGATAGCTTTGCACGGGaatatcaag TTTTGAAGCTAACAAGAAGTGTTTGGTGGCGGATAGACTTCAGCAGGAAGGATTCGAAACACGGCTGA
- the LOC110911156 gene encoding uncharacterized protein LOC110911156 isoform X4 has product MMIIIEMSTPLWYRSERRVYDGDERLKMATILVVVADGGAQPPTAVCVSVRQDPVTFPTSLVLLKFFYFFRFSCNQQEVFFLFFYFDVLILTMTTDDIGDTTVWRRRWCKSGLGSGAWVSLGHVTFQFRVVRFKPVADNGSSQIHVSVSSFGLGRGQTGFTSIRQVRGSGQLVNGSVKDGQNQSTHDPEYHSCTLANARFWNDTTESRYDSFAREYQDFSRKDSKHG; this is encoded by the exons ATGATGATAATTATTGAGATGTCGACCCCCCTCTGGTACAGATCTGAGCGGCGGGTATATGACGGCGACGAGCGGTTGAAGATGGCGACGATCTTGGTAGTGGTGGCCGACGGCGGAGCACAGCCGCCGACGGCGGTCTGTGTCTCAGTCCGACAAGATCCGGTAACCTTTCCCACCTCTCTCGTTCTTTtgaagtttttttatttttttaggttcaGTTGTAACCAACAGGaggtgttttttttatttttttattttgatgtgTTGATTTTGACGATGACGACGGACGACATCGGAGACACCACCGTATGGCGGCGACGGTGGTGCAAATCTGGCTTGGGTTCGGGCGCTTGGGTCAGCCTGGGTCACGTTACATTTCAGTTCCGAGTTGTTCGGTTCAAACCGGTCGCAGACAACGGTTCAAGTCAGATTCACGTGTCAGTTTCGAGTTTTGGTTTGGGTCGCGGTCAAACAG GTTTCACCTCGATTCGACAGGTCCGAGGTTCGGGTCAACTGGTCAACGGTTCGGTCAAAGATGGTCAAAACCAGTCAACGCACGATCCG gaataccatagttgcacgctagctaatgCACGTTTttggaacgacactacggaatcacgctaCGATAGCTTTGCACGGGaatatcaag ACTTCAGCAGGAAGGATTCGAAACACGGCTGA
- the LOC110911156 gene encoding uncharacterized protein LOC110911156 isoform X5, with product MMIIIEMSTPLWYRSERRVYDGDERLKMATILVVVADGGAQPPTAVCVSVRQDPVTFPTSLVLLKFFYFFRFSCNQQEVFFLFFYFDVLILTMTTDDIGDTTVWRRRWCKSGLGSGAWVSLGHVTFQFRVVRFKPVADNGSSQIHVSVSSFGLGRGQTGFTSIRQVRGSGQLVNGSVKDGQNQSTHDPEYHSCTLANARFWNDTTESRYDSFAREYQG from the exons ATGATGATAATTATTGAGATGTCGACCCCCCTCTGGTACAGATCTGAGCGGCGGGTATATGACGGCGACGAGCGGTTGAAGATGGCGACGATCTTGGTAGTGGTGGCCGACGGCGGAGCACAGCCGCCGACGGCGGTCTGTGTCTCAGTCCGACAAGATCCGGTAACCTTTCCCACCTCTCTCGTTCTTTtgaagtttttttatttttttaggttcaGTTGTAACCAACAGGaggtgttttttttatttttttattttgatgtgTTGATTTTGACGATGACGACGGACGACATCGGAGACACCACCGTATGGCGGCGACGGTGGTGCAAATCTGGCTTGGGTTCGGGCGCTTGGGTCAGCCTGGGTCACGTTACATTTCAGTTCCGAGTTGTTCGGTTCAAACCGGTCGCAGACAACGGTTCAAGTCAGATTCACGTGTCAGTTTCGAGTTTTGGTTTGGGTCGCGGTCAAACAG GTTTCACCTCGATTCGACAGGTCCGAGGTTCGGGTCAACTGGTCAACGGTTCGGTCAAAGATGGTCAAAACCAGTCAACGCACGATCCG gaataccatagttgcacgctagctaatgCACGTTTttggaacgacactacggaatcacgctaCGATAGCTTTGCACGGGaatatcaag GTTGA
- the LOC110911156 gene encoding uncharacterized protein LOC110911156 isoform X10, whose amino-acid sequence MAATVVQIWLGFGRLGQPGSRYISVPSCSVQTGRRQRFKSDSRVSFEFWFGSRSNSSVQVSPRFDRSEVRVNWSTVRSKMVKTSQRTIRCTLANARFWNDTTESRYDSFAREYQG is encoded by the exons ATGGCGGCGACGGTGGTGCAAATCTGGCTTGGGTTCGGGCGCTTGGGTCAGCCTGGGTCACGTTACATTTCAGTTCCGAGTTGTTCGGTTCAAACCGGTCGCAGACAACGGTTCAAGTCAGATTCACGTGTCAGTTTCGAGTTTTGGTTTGGGTCGCGGTCAAACAG TTCGGTTCAGGTTTCACCTCGATTCGACAGGTCCGAGGTTCGGGTCAACTGGTCAACGGTTCGGTCAAAGATGGTCAAAACCAGTCAACGCACGATCCG ttgcacgctagctaatgCACGTTTttggaacgacactacggaatcacgctaCGATAGCTTTGCACGGGaatatcaag GTTGA
- the LOC110911156 gene encoding uncharacterized protein LOC110911156 isoform X1: MMIIIEMSTPLWYRSERRVYDGDERLKMATILVVVADGGAQPPTAVCVSVRQDPVTFPTSLVLLKFFYFFRFSCNQQEVFFLFFYFDVLILTMTTDDIGDTTVWRRRWCKSGLGSGAWVSLGHVTFQFRVVRFKPVADNGSSQIHVSVSSFGLGRGQTGFTSIRQVRGSGQLVNGSVKDGQNQSTHDPEYHSCTLANARFWNDTTESRYDSFAREYQVLKLTRSVWWRIDFSRKDSKHG, from the exons ATGATGATAATTATTGAGATGTCGACCCCCCTCTGGTACAGATCTGAGCGGCGGGTATATGACGGCGACGAGCGGTTGAAGATGGCGACGATCTTGGTAGTGGTGGCCGACGGCGGAGCACAGCCGCCGACGGCGGTCTGTGTCTCAGTCCGACAAGATCCGGTAACCTTTCCCACCTCTCTCGTTCTTTtgaagtttttttatttttttaggttcaGTTGTAACCAACAGGaggtgttttttttatttttttattttgatgtgTTGATTTTGACGATGACGACGGACGACATCGGAGACACCACCGTATGGCGGCGACGGTGGTGCAAATCTGGCTTGGGTTCGGGCGCTTGGGTCAGCCTGGGTCACGTTACATTTCAGTTCCGAGTTGTTCGGTTCAAACCGGTCGCAGACAACGGTTCAAGTCAGATTCACGTGTCAGTTTCGAGTTTTGGTTTGGGTCGCGGTCAAACAG GTTTCACCTCGATTCGACAGGTCCGAGGTTCGGGTCAACTGGTCAACGGTTCGGTCAAAGATGGTCAAAACCAGTCAACGCACGATCCG gaataccatagttgcacgctagctaatgCACGTTTttggaacgacactacggaatcacgctaCGATAGCTTTGCACGGGaatatcaag TTTTGAAGCTAACAAGAAGTGTTTGGTGGCGGATAGACTTCAGCAGGAAGGATTCGAAACACGGCTGA
- the LOC110911156 gene encoding uncharacterized protein LOC110911156 isoform X2: MMIIIEMSTPLWYRSERRVYDGDERLKMATILVVVADGGAQPPTAVCVSVRQDPVTFPTSLVLLKFFYFFRFSCNQQEVFFLFFYFDVLILTMTTDDIGDTTVWRRRWCKSGLGSGAWVSLGHVTFQFRVVRFKPVADNGSSQIHVSVSSFGLGRGQTGFTSIRQVRGSGQLVNGSVKDGQNQSTHDPEYHSCTLANARFWNDTTESRYDSFAREYQGVCEIQACFGTST; the protein is encoded by the exons ATGATGATAATTATTGAGATGTCGACCCCCCTCTGGTACAGATCTGAGCGGCGGGTATATGACGGCGACGAGCGGTTGAAGATGGCGACGATCTTGGTAGTGGTGGCCGACGGCGGAGCACAGCCGCCGACGGCGGTCTGTGTCTCAGTCCGACAAGATCCGGTAACCTTTCCCACCTCTCTCGTTCTTTtgaagtttttttatttttttaggttcaGTTGTAACCAACAGGaggtgttttttttatttttttattttgatgtgTTGATTTTGACGATGACGACGGACGACATCGGAGACACCACCGTATGGCGGCGACGGTGGTGCAAATCTGGCTTGGGTTCGGGCGCTTGGGTCAGCCTGGGTCACGTTACATTTCAGTTCCGAGTTGTTCGGTTCAAACCGGTCGCAGACAACGGTTCAAGTCAGATTCACGTGTCAGTTTCGAGTTTTGGTTTGGGTCGCGGTCAAACAG GTTTCACCTCGATTCGACAGGTCCGAGGTTCGGGTCAACTGGTCAACGGTTCGGTCAAAGATGGTCAAAACCAGTCAACGCACGATCCG gaataccatagttgcacgctagctaatgCACGTTTttggaacgacactacggaatcacgctaCGATAGCTTTGCACGGGaatatcaag gtgTATGTGAAATTCAAGCGTGCTTTGGAACGTCGACATAG
- the LOC110911156 gene encoding uncharacterized protein LOC110911156 isoform X7 yields the protein MAATVVQIWLGFGRLGQPGSRYISVPSCSVQTGRRQRFKSDSRVSFEFWFGSRSNSSVQVSPRFDRSEVRVNWSTVRSKMVKTSQRTIRCTLANARFWNDTTESRYDSFAREYQGVCEIQACFGTST from the exons ATGGCGGCGACGGTGGTGCAAATCTGGCTTGGGTTCGGGCGCTTGGGTCAGCCTGGGTCACGTTACATTTCAGTTCCGAGTTGTTCGGTTCAAACCGGTCGCAGACAACGGTTCAAGTCAGATTCACGTGTCAGTTTCGAGTTTTGGTTTGGGTCGCGGTCAAACAG TTCGGTTCAGGTTTCACCTCGATTCGACAGGTCCGAGGTTCGGGTCAACTGGTCAACGGTTCGGTCAAAGATGGTCAAAACCAGTCAACGCACGATCCG ttgcacgctagctaatgCACGTTTttggaacgacactacggaatcacgctaCGATAGCTTTGCACGGGaatatcaag gtgTATGTGAAATTCAAGCGTGCTTTGGAACGTCGACATAG
- the LOC110911156 gene encoding uncharacterized protein LOC110911156 isoform X3 yields the protein MMIIIEMSTPLWYRSERRVYDGDERLKMATILVVVADGGAQPPTAVCVSVRQDPVTFPTSLVLLKFFYFFRFSCNQQEVFFLFFYFDVLILTMTTDDIGDTTVWRRRWCKSGLGSGAWVSLGHVTFQFRVVRFKPVADNGSSQIHVSVSSFGLGRGQTGFTSIRQVRGSGQLVNGSVKDGQNQSTHDPEYHSCTLANARFWNDTTESRYDSFAREYQGCIFKNMERLE from the exons ATGATGATAATTATTGAGATGTCGACCCCCCTCTGGTACAGATCTGAGCGGCGGGTATATGACGGCGACGAGCGGTTGAAGATGGCGACGATCTTGGTAGTGGTGGCCGACGGCGGAGCACAGCCGCCGACGGCGGTCTGTGTCTCAGTCCGACAAGATCCGGTAACCTTTCCCACCTCTCTCGTTCTTTtgaagtttttttatttttttaggttcaGTTGTAACCAACAGGaggtgttttttttatttttttattttgatgtgTTGATTTTGACGATGACGACGGACGACATCGGAGACACCACCGTATGGCGGCGACGGTGGTGCAAATCTGGCTTGGGTTCGGGCGCTTGGGTCAGCCTGGGTCACGTTACATTTCAGTTCCGAGTTGTTCGGTTCAAACCGGTCGCAGACAACGGTTCAAGTCAGATTCACGTGTCAGTTTCGAGTTTTGGTTTGGGTCGCGGTCAAACAG GTTTCACCTCGATTCGACAGGTCCGAGGTTCGGGTCAACTGGTCAACGGTTCGGTCAAAGATGGTCAAAACCAGTCAACGCACGATCCG gaataccatagttgcacgctagctaatgCACGTTTttggaacgacactacggaatcacgctaCGATAGCTTTGCACGGGaatatcaag gttgcattttcaaaaatatggaacggttggaatag